In one Bartonella grahamii subsp. shimonis genomic region, the following are encoded:
- a CDS encoding DNA polymerase III subunit gamma/tau: protein MKNVPVETAYRVLARKYRPQNFSDLIGQEAMVRTLTNAFEKGRIAQAWMLTGIRGVGKTTTARILARALNYKTKDIDQPTTVLDSLGEHCTQIIEGHHIDVIEMDAASHTGIDDIREIIEQIRYRPVSARYKVYIIDEVHMLSTQAFNGLLKTLEEPPSHVKFIFATTEIRKVPITILSRCQRFDLRRIESKVLSTHLRQIAKYEKVEVEDQALSIIARAAEGSARDALSIFDQAIAHSNGNVNAIAVRTMLGLADQARIIDLFEFIMKGDVVNALHELRSQYEAGADPLTILTELADFNHLVTRLRFTPEIVEDFSLTEEQRLRSLDFSKKLSVPVLSRNWQMLLKGLQEVNQTARPLQAAEMLLIRLAHTADLPTLDEALKKLTQEKTPLTLVKNSSHQESINANGITKETMVGAHASSRVSNTLPDQSNLKTSLKNQLDHSLQPENLVKNHTTDKINAQEVTDPLETSQSIDRSEKSANLSYSVTQTTEKITQPKTLVINSLHDIVQLAEQHNDTPFKLLIKEFVHPVSFEAGHITLRLSENTPQFLAHDIEKKIFQWTEKRWTITFVNEGGGPTLQEESIAIQKTLFSNAETDPDIAKILNYFPEAKIVDIRLNKEENDLDLLPDTFKNTDILKNKNDINDE, encoded by the coding sequence ATGAAAAATGTACCGGTAGAAACAGCCTATCGTGTTCTTGCTCGTAAATATCGGCCTCAAAACTTCTCTGACCTCATTGGTCAGGAAGCTATGGTGCGTACTCTCACCAACGCCTTTGAGAAAGGTCGTATTGCACAAGCGTGGATGTTAACAGGGATTCGTGGCGTAGGTAAAACCACAACAGCACGTATTTTGGCACGTGCGCTTAATTATAAAACAAAAGATATTGACCAACCAACAACCGTATTGGACTCTCTTGGTGAACACTGTACACAAATTATCGAGGGACACCATATTGATGTTATAGAAATGGATGCCGCTTCTCATACGGGCATTGATGATATTCGTGAAATTATTGAACAAATACGCTATCGTCCTGTTTCTGCACGCTATAAGGTTTATATTATCGATGAAGTACATATGCTCTCGACACAAGCCTTTAATGGTTTATTGAAAACGCTTGAAGAACCACCGTCCCATGTAAAATTTATTTTTGCCACAACAGAAATTCGCAAAGTTCCCATTACAATCCTTTCGCGTTGCCAACGTTTTGATTTGCGACGCATTGAATCAAAAGTTTTGAGTACACATTTGCGCCAAATTGCGAAATATGAAAAGGTAGAAGTAGAAGATCAAGCACTCTCTATAATTGCCCGTGCTGCTGAAGGCTCTGCACGCGATGCATTATCCATTTTTGATCAAGCAATTGCCCACAGCAACGGCAATGTTAATGCTATTGCTGTGCGTACAATGTTAGGATTAGCGGATCAAGCACGTATTATTGATCTTTTTGAATTTATCATGAAGGGCGATGTTGTCAATGCATTACATGAATTACGCAGTCAATATGAGGCAGGCGCTGATCCTCTTACTATATTGACAGAATTAGCCGACTTTAATCATCTGGTCACACGTTTACGTTTTACACCAGAAATAGTGGAAGATTTCTCACTGACTGAAGAACAACGTTTAAGAAGTTTAGACTTTTCAAAAAAGCTTTCCGTTCCTGTTTTATCTCGAAACTGGCAAATGTTACTGAAAGGTTTACAGGAAGTTAATCAAACTGCACGTCCGCTTCAAGCCGCTGAAATGCTTTTAATTCGTCTTGCTCACACGGCTGACTTACCAACTCTTGATGAAGCTTTAAAAAAGCTTACGCAAGAAAAAACACCTCTCACACTGGTTAAAAACTCTTCTCATCAAGAATCGATAAATGCAAATGGTATAACAAAAGAAACAATGGTCGGAGCCCATGCTTCCTCGAGAGTTTCAAATACATTACCAGATCAATCAAATTTAAAAACATCCTTGAAAAACCAATTAGATCATTCCTTACAACCGGAAAATTTAGTTAAAAATCACACTACTGACAAAATTAACGCCCAAGAAGTAACAGACCCCCTTGAAACTTCTCAATCTATTGATCGTTCTGAAAAGAGTGCAAATTTATCTTATTCTGTCACGCAAACAACAGAAAAGATTACTCAACCTAAAACTCTTGTGATTAATTCTTTGCACGATATTGTTCAATTAGCCGAACAGCATAATGACACTCCTTTCAAACTCCTTATTAAAGAATTTGTTCATCCTGTTTCTTTTGAAGCTGGGCATATTACCTTAAGACTTTCTGAAAATACCCCACAATTTCTTGCTCATGATATAGAAAAAAAGATATTTCAATGGACTGAAAAACGCTGGACAATAACTTTTGTTAATGAAGGAGGTGGCCCAACCTTACAGGAGGAAAGTATAGCGATTCAAAAGACTCTTTTTTCCAATGCAGAAACAGATCCTGATATCGCGAAAATCCTCAACTATTTCCCAGAAGCAAAAATTGTCGATATTCGACTCAATAAAGAAGAAAATGATCTTGATTTACTCCCCGATACCTTTAAAAATACTGATATTCTTAAAAATAAAAATGATATCAATGATGAATAA
- a CDS encoding prephenate dehydratase: MKILKKNNKISFQGEYGANSHIACSNMFPNMDAVPSATFEDALNLVESGKTDLAMIPIENTLAGRVADIHHLLPQSSLYIIDEYFLPIHFQLMVLPGVTHDEIKTVHSHTHALAQCRKIIRNNGWKPVVSADTAGAAKFIKKNAKRSQAALAPLIAAELYGLDILERDVEDNPHNITRFVILSRSKRYVPKPKNGEKIITSLLFRVRNVPAALYKAMGGFATNGINMTKLESYQIGGNFNATQFFVDIEGHPEDPMMKLALEELSFFSAELRIIGTYPAQNDRTPYI; this comes from the coding sequence ATGAAAATACTTAAAAAAAACAATAAAATTTCTTTCCAAGGAGAATACGGCGCTAATTCCCATATTGCTTGCTCCAATATGTTCCCCAATATGGATGCTGTTCCCTCTGCTACTTTTGAAGATGCCCTTAATTTAGTGGAAAGTGGGAAAACTGATCTTGCTATGATTCCTATTGAAAATACTCTTGCGGGACGCGTTGCAGACATTCATCATCTTTTACCGCAATCATCCCTTTATATTATTGATGAATATTTTTTACCTATCCATTTTCAATTAATGGTTTTGCCCGGCGTTACACATGACGAAATTAAAACCGTCCATAGCCATACACATGCCCTTGCACAATGCCGAAAAATCATACGAAACAACGGTTGGAAACCTGTTGTTTCGGCTGACACTGCTGGAGCTGCAAAATTTATTAAAAAAAATGCTAAACGTTCACAGGCAGCCTTAGCGCCTCTGATCGCAGCAGAACTCTATGGACTTGATATTCTAGAAAGAGATGTTGAAGATAACCCTCATAATATTACCCGTTTTGTCATCCTTTCACGCTCCAAACGATATGTCCCCAAACCTAAAAATGGCGAAAAAATTATCACCAGTCTTCTTTTTCGAGTGCGCAATGTCCCCGCTGCTCTCTATAAAGCTATGGGAGGATTTGCAACGAATGGTATCAATATGACAAAATTAGAAAGCTATCAAATTGGTGGAAATTTCAATGCAACACAATTCTTTGTTGATATTGAAGGCCATCCCGAAGATCCCATGATGAAACTTGCCTTAGAAGAATTATCTTTCTTTTCTGCAGAATTACGTATTATCGGTACTTATCCAGCACAAAACGATCGAACACCCTATATATAA
- a CDS encoding 3-deoxy-manno-octulosonate cytidylyltransferase codes for MALEPIILIPARIGSTRLPQKALAEIGGKPMIVHVAEQAKKAAIGRTIVATDHNDIAKAVTDYGHECIITQGDHKSGSDRIYEALMRIDPKQRYNAILNIQGDLPTIMPREIIHALRPLENSFTDIATLGAKIIEENEKKDPNVVKIIGTPLSQNRLRALYFTRTTAPYGDGPLYHHIGIYAYRREALEKFISFKPSTLEQREKLEQLRALEHNMRIDVEIVDTIPLGVDTQRDLDRVRKILA; via the coding sequence ATGGCTCTTGAACCAATTATTCTTATTCCTGCCCGTATAGGCTCAACCCGTCTTCCTCAAAAAGCTCTCGCTGAAATTGGCGGAAAGCCGATGATTGTCCATGTCGCAGAACAAGCCAAAAAAGCTGCAATAGGACGTACGATCGTTGCAACAGATCATAATGATATCGCTAAAGCTGTTACAGATTATGGGCATGAATGTATCATAACACAAGGTGACCATAAGTCTGGCTCTGATCGTATTTATGAAGCTTTAATGCGTATTGATCCTAAACAACGTTACAATGCCATTTTAAATATACAAGGTGACTTACCAACAATAATGCCTCGTGAAATCATTCATGCGCTACGCCCTTTAGAAAATAGCTTTACTGATATTGCAACTTTGGGTGCTAAAATCATTGAAGAAAATGAAAAAAAAGATCCCAATGTCGTCAAAATCATTGGTACACCGCTTTCTCAAAATCGCCTTCGTGCTCTTTATTTCACGCGCACCACAGCACCTTATGGAGATGGTCCCCTTTATCATCATATTGGAATATACGCTTATCGACGCGAAGCACTTGAAAAATTTATATCATTCAAACCCTCTACACTCGAGCAACGTGAAAAACTTGAACAATTACGCGCATTAGAACATAATATGCGCATCGATGTGGAAATAGTCGATACGATTCCCTTAGGCGTAGACACACAACGTGATCTCGATAGAGTACGTAAGATTTTAGCATGA
- a CDS encoding cytochrome c family protein: MNRSRFTYFIGACLCVLVIIVGISTLSNILYDHPTSAQYHHTVAKNDTFKEKQKASDVSLSLNSRLQQGNFENGRKIFRQCAICHTSGRNEAGRVGPVLWEIVNRPLASAAGFAYSRALRAHSDQKWDFITLDRYLHSPREAFPGTIMSFRGIKNDQDRADLLLYLRSLSDHPVPLPMDNNKANEPN, translated from the coding sequence ATGAATCGCTCGAGATTTACCTATTTTATTGGTGCTTGTTTATGTGTGCTGGTCATTATTGTGGGGATTTCCACACTCAGCAATATACTTTACGATCATCCTACATCAGCCCAATATCACCATACAGTTGCCAAAAATGATACATTTAAAGAAAAACAAAAGGCCTCTGATGTTTCTCTATCACTAAATAGCCGCCTTCAACAAGGCAATTTTGAAAATGGGCGTAAAATTTTTCGCCAATGTGCCATATGCCATACTTCTGGACGCAATGAAGCAGGGCGTGTTGGTCCAGTTCTTTGGGAGATTGTTAACCGCCCTTTGGCATCAGCAGCAGGTTTTGCTTATTCACGGGCATTGCGTGCGCATTCTGATCAAAAATGGGATTTTATCACTTTGGATCGCTATCTACATTCTCCACGTGAAGCTTTTCCTGGGACCATTATGTCTTTTCGTGGAATTAAAAATGACCAAGATCGTGCCGATCTTTTGCTTTATTTACGCAGTTTATCCGATCATCCTGTTCCTTTACCAATGGATAATAATAAAGCGAACGAGCCCAATTAA
- a CDS encoding molybdopterin-synthase adenylyltransferase MoeB has translation MTQETDTKLNNEEIERYARHIILPEIGGAGQQKLKKARVLVVGAGGLGAPVLTYLAAAGVGTLGIVDNDIVSLSNLQRQVIHKTNAINKRKTDSAETTIKAINPHVVVEKHTLRLDKSNVDKLLNAYHIIVDGSDNFTTRYLLADHAAQCKKPLISGAVERFNGSLTVLMPYKDNNPHYRDLFSTPPTHGTIPTCAETGIIGVLPGVIGTLQAMEVIKMITNIGEPLVGKILLYNGLLAQFNIITYKRSNYKENAIVIKKLGES, from the coding sequence ATGACACAAGAAACAGATACAAAATTAAACAACGAAGAAATCGAACGCTATGCACGCCACATCATTTTGCCTGAGATTGGTGGTGCTGGGCAACAAAAGCTAAAAAAAGCACGTGTTCTTGTTGTGGGCGCTGGTGGTCTTGGCGCTCCTGTCTTAACTTACTTGGCTGCCGCTGGTGTTGGAACCCTTGGAATTGTCGATAACGACATCGTTTCACTTTCCAATTTACAACGCCAAGTTATTCATAAAACAAATGCAATAAACAAAAGAAAAACAGACAGTGCTGAAACCACTATAAAAGCAATAAATCCTCATGTTGTCGTTGAAAAACACACCCTACGCCTAGATAAAAGTAATGTGGATAAACTGCTCAATGCCTACCATATCATTGTTGATGGAAGTGATAATTTTACCACACGCTATCTTCTTGCTGATCACGCAGCCCAATGCAAAAAACCTTTAATAAGTGGTGCTGTAGAACGTTTTAATGGCTCATTAACCGTCCTTATGCCGTATAAAGACAATAACCCTCACTATCGCGATTTATTTTCCACCCCTCCGACTCACGGAACTATCCCAACATGCGCTGAAACTGGAATCATCGGTGTTTTGCCTGGCGTTATTGGGACCTTACAAGCAATGGAAGTTATTAAAATGATCACAAACATCGGAGAGCCATTAGTAGGAAAGATTCTTCTCTATAATGGATTATTAGCGCAATTTAATATTATTACTTATAAACGCTCAAATTATAAAGAAAATGCCATAGTTATTAAGAAGCTTGGAGAATCATAA
- the gshB gene encoding glutathione synthase, with translation MKIAIQMDHISTVRIQGDTTFALALAAQERGHSLFHYTPDRLSLYDGCVIARLEPLIVHDKEGSHYQLEKPVRTELTDMDVVLLRQDPPFDLNYITTTHLLERIHPKTLVVNDPAWVRNSPEKIFVTEFSDLMPETLITKDIEEITAFRETFGDIIVKPLYGNGGAGIFYLKQDDRNLASLLEMFTEIYHEPFIVQRYLEAVRKGDKRIILLDGTPVGAINRIPTETDVRSNMHVGGRAENVELTKRDYEICERIGPALKERGLLFVGIDVIGDYITEINVTSPTGIREIKRFCGTDVAHLFWDVIEFKCSN, from the coding sequence ATGAAAATTGCCATTCAAATGGACCATATTTCAACAGTTCGGATTCAAGGAGATACGACATTTGCACTCGCTTTAGCAGCGCAAGAACGTGGGCACTCTCTCTTCCATTATACACCAGATCGTTTATCTCTGTACGATGGTTGTGTGATTGCACGACTAGAGCCATTGATTGTACATGATAAAGAGGGAAGTCATTATCAATTGGAAAAGCCTGTTCGCACGGAATTAACAGATATGGATGTGGTTCTTTTACGCCAAGATCCACCTTTTGATCTCAATTATATCACAACGACTCATTTGTTAGAACGTATTCATCCTAAAACACTCGTTGTGAATGATCCAGCATGGGTACGCAACAGTCCAGAAAAAATTTTTGTTACTGAATTTTCTGATCTGATGCCAGAAACTTTAATTACCAAAGATATTGAAGAAATAACAGCTTTTAGAGAGACATTTGGCGATATTATTGTTAAACCACTTTATGGAAATGGGGGCGCTGGTATTTTTTATTTAAAACAAGATGATCGCAATTTAGCATCATTGTTGGAAATGTTTACAGAAATTTATCACGAACCTTTTATTGTTCAGCGCTATTTAGAGGCAGTACGAAAAGGAGATAAAAGGATTATTTTGCTTGATGGTACACCTGTTGGAGCTATTAATCGAATTCCGACAGAAACAGATGTGCGCTCTAATATGCATGTTGGAGGTCGTGCGGAAAATGTTGAGTTAACAAAACGTGATTATGAGATTTGTGAACGCATTGGTCCAGCTTTAAAGGAACGTGGTCTTCTTTTTGTGGGGATTGATGTGATTGGAGATTATATAACAGAAATTAATGTGACGTCTCCTACGGGAATTCGTGAAATTAAACGCTTCTGCGGTACAGATGTTGCTCATTTGTTTTGGGATGTTATTGAGTTCAAGTGTTCAAATTAA
- a CDS encoding PstS family phosphate ABC transporter substrate-binding protein, which translates to MSRVLSIGVGLIFALLLSANGGNARDQIQITGSSTVLPYQKIVAETFGEIYPHFKVPVIESGGTGAGIKEFCRGIGENTVDIVNASRAMKPSELQSCFDAGVKDVEEIRIGYDGIVFATDIKGPDWKLQPVDVYKALAARIIIDGKLQPNNVLKWSAVNSALPDWTIAAYIPGEKHGTREVFEEKLLTEGCKESGAVEVMKSLGMDDKEIHTACIAVRKDGKAVDIDGDYSETFARLTSNKTGVGILGLSFYQNNADRLKVADINGFAPTVETIFSGQYPVSRPLFFYIKKAHLGTVAGLREYVDFFLSDQMIGPEGPLAEYGLIVSPEKERQAQRSDFSAGRVMTLK; encoded by the coding sequence ATGAGCAGAGTATTATCAATTGGAGTGGGATTGATTTTTGCGCTACTGCTGTCAGCAAATGGGGGCAATGCGCGCGATCAAATACAGATTACTGGTTCATCTACAGTTTTACCTTATCAAAAGATTGTTGCAGAGACATTTGGAGAAATTTATCCTCATTTTAAGGTTCCTGTTATCGAATCGGGTGGAACAGGGGCTGGTATTAAGGAATTCTGCCGTGGTATTGGGGAGAACACCGTTGATATTGTTAATGCTTCGCGAGCAATGAAACCGAGTGAATTACAGTCTTGTTTTGATGCTGGTGTCAAAGATGTTGAGGAAATACGTATTGGGTATGATGGCATTGTTTTTGCAACAGATATTAAGGGGCCTGATTGGAAATTACAGCCAGTAGATGTTTATAAAGCCCTTGCTGCTCGAATTATTATAGACGGAAAGTTGCAACCGAATAATGTTTTGAAATGGAGTGCAGTTAATAGTGCTCTTCCTGATTGGACGATAGCAGCGTATATTCCTGGAGAGAAGCATGGGACGCGTGAAGTTTTTGAGGAAAAACTACTTACTGAGGGATGTAAAGAGAGTGGGGCAGTTGAGGTTATGAAGTCTTTAGGAATGGATGATAAGGAGATACACACTGCTTGTATTGCGGTACGTAAGGATGGAAAAGCGGTTGATATTGATGGTGATTATTCTGAAACATTTGCGCGTTTAACTTCTAATAAAACAGGAGTTGGTATTTTGGGTTTGTCTTTTTATCAAAATAATGCTGATAGACTAAAGGTTGCCGATATTAACGGTTTTGCGCCAACAGTTGAGACGATTTTTAGTGGACAATATCCAGTTTCTCGTCCGCTTTTTTTCTATATTAAGAAAGCACATTTAGGTACTGTTGCAGGTTTGCGAGAGTATGTTGACTTTTTTCTTTCTGATCAAATGATTGGTCCAGAGGGCCCTTTAGCTGAATATGGTTTAATTGTTTCTCCTGAAAAGGAGCGTCAAGCACAGCGTTCTGATTTTTCTGCTGGTCGAGTAATGACATTGAAATAA
- the pstC gene encoding phosphate ABC transporter permease subunit PstC: MRISFIILLLLIFGFCGFCISYMRARTLEYRQHKMHSRAYYYGWWTFLITVIPAFIFLIFWDAGSLIYLEYNASRELGAYSAHVTEPVNHDLLWETLRSLVKMIYRFEGNLSTASYKEVQAQLLAKGLILPGGASDDVFKIAQSWVFSSEKLKFIGNGFLFAIASVGFIYGIMQIVPHQRARNKVESFIIIGLVCASIVAVLTTIAIALSMLFQAISFFQSVSFSNFFLGTVWDPRFSASGSSDEGGQFGLIPLLAGTLYIAFVAMLFSVPIGLFSALYMAEYASARLRAIVKPLLEVLAGIPTIVYGFFALKVVGPFLRDLSVSLSDGVGFIMAQSVLTAGVVMGIMLIPFVSSLSDDVITAVPRILREGSYGLGATQSETIKKVVIPAALPGVMGAILLTASRAIGETMIVVLAAGVAANLTLNPFEAMTTMTVKIVNQLTGDFEFNSPQTLVAFALGMTLFVMTLLMNILALYIVRKYREQYE; this comes from the coding sequence ATGCGCATTTCCTTCATTATTTTGCTATTATTGATTTTTGGATTTTGTGGATTTTGTATTTCTTATATGCGAGCACGCACTCTTGAATACAGACAACATAAAATGCATTCTCGTGCGTATTATTATGGCTGGTGGACATTTTTGATTACTGTTATTCCAGCTTTTATTTTTTTAATTTTTTGGGATGCTGGGAGTCTAATTTATTTAGAATATAATGCCTCTCGAGAGCTTGGGGCGTATAGTGCACATGTAACAGAGCCTGTAAATCATGATCTACTTTGGGAGACACTTCGGAGTCTTGTCAAAATGATTTATCGCTTTGAGGGGAATCTTTCTACCGCTTCCTATAAGGAAGTGCAGGCACAATTACTCGCGAAAGGGTTGATTTTACCTGGTGGAGCATCGGATGATGTATTTAAAATAGCACAGTCATGGGTATTCTCTTCTGAAAAACTTAAGTTTATAGGTAATGGTTTCCTTTTTGCTATTGCGTCCGTTGGTTTTATCTATGGAATAATGCAAATTGTGCCTCATCAGCGTGCGCGCAATAAGGTTGAATCTTTTATTATTATTGGATTGGTTTGTGCATCTATTGTTGCAGTCTTGACAACAATAGCCATTGCGCTTTCTATGCTTTTTCAGGCAATAAGCTTTTTTCAGTCTGTATCTTTTTCAAATTTCTTTTTAGGAACAGTTTGGGATCCGCGTTTTTCCGCGAGCGGTTCAAGCGATGAAGGTGGGCAATTTGGTTTAATACCGCTTCTTGCTGGTACACTTTATATTGCATTTGTCGCCATGCTTTTTTCTGTACCTATAGGCCTATTTTCAGCTCTTTATATGGCGGAGTATGCTTCTGCGCGATTGCGAGCAATTGTAAAACCATTGTTGGAAGTTCTTGCTGGCATCCCCACCATTGTTTATGGTTTTTTTGCTTTGAAGGTTGTAGGACCATTTTTACGTGATCTCTCTGTTTCTCTCTCAGATGGGGTCGGTTTTATTATGGCACAAAGTGTTTTGACCGCTGGAGTTGTGATGGGAATTATGTTGATACCGTTTGTTTCCTCTTTATCGGATGATGTTATTACGGCTGTTCCACGCATTTTACGTGAAGGTTCTTATGGTTTAGGCGCAACACAATCTGAAACAATTAAAAAAGTTGTTATACCAGCAGCGCTTCCAGGGGTTATGGGAGCTATTTTGTTGACGGCATCGCGTGCAATTGGAGAAACAATGATTGTGGTTTTGGCGGCAGGTGTTGCAGCAAACTTAACACTCAATCCTTTCGAAGCAATGACGACGATGACTGTTAAGATTGTTAATCAATTGACCGGTGATTTTGAGTTTAATTCTCCACAAACTCTGGTGGCTTTTGCCTTGGGGATGACACTCTTTGTTATGACACTTTTGATGAATATTCTGGCTCTTTATATTGTGCGTAAATATAGGGAACAATATGAATGA
- the pstA gene encoding phosphate ABC transporter permease PstA codes for MNEDFFPRRNISLKRRYWAERRFRAYGLIAIFIGLFFLFALLWSIISQGYTAFFQSEMILSIYLDEKIIDPSGQRKTKPGVLMTANYPLLVRNALAKKLNIDQNDRASLRDVNRMFSNGVRVQLREMVIKNPKLIGTMQKVKVLASADIDSAYKGQIDLRVAEKNRKVSNRQVEWIKRLAHDGTLYKTFNVGFFTFGASSRPETAGLGVAIIGSLYMISIVLLVSLPIGIATALYLEEYARKSKFTDFIEVNINNLAAVPSIVFGLLGLSFFVNFLGLPRSASFVGGLVLALMTLPTIIIATRSALRAVPLSIRAAALGLGASKTQMIFHHVVPLAAPGILTGTIIGVAQALGETAPLLLIGMVAFVVNIPTTPMDPATALPVQIFMWAGEAERAFVEKTSGAIIVLMIFLAIMNISAFLLRQRFERRQ; via the coding sequence ATGAATGAAGATTTTTTCCCTCGTCGCAATATTAGTCTCAAGCGTCGGTATTGGGCTGAACGTCGTTTTCGTGCCTATGGTTTGATTGCCATTTTTATTGGTTTGTTTTTTTTATTTGCGCTTCTATGGTCTATCATTAGTCAGGGTTATACAGCTTTTTTTCAAAGTGAAATGATATTATCGATTTATTTGGACGAAAAGATCATTGATCCAAGTGGTCAACGTAAAACAAAACCCGGAGTACTCATGACGGCGAATTATCCACTTCTTGTACGCAATGCTTTAGCAAAGAAACTTAATATAGATCAAAATGATCGAGCTTCTCTGCGGGATGTTAACCGTATGTTTTCAAATGGTGTCCGTGTTCAACTGCGTGAAATGGTGATAAAGAATCCAAAACTGATTGGTACAATGCAAAAAGTTAAAGTTTTGGCATCTGCGGATATTGATTCTGCTTATAAGGGACAGATTGATCTGCGTGTAGCAGAAAAAAACCGTAAAGTTTCTAATCGACAAGTAGAATGGATAAAGCGTTTAGCGCATGATGGTACGCTTTATAAAACATTTAATGTTGGTTTTTTTACATTTGGCGCTTCAAGTCGTCCTGAGACTGCGGGGTTAGGTGTTGCGATCATTGGTTCTCTTTATATGATAAGCATCGTTTTATTAGTTTCACTTCCGATAGGCATAGCAACGGCTCTTTATTTGGAAGAATATGCACGCAAAAGTAAATTTACAGATTTTATAGAGGTTAATATCAATAATCTTGCAGCTGTTCCTTCAATTGTGTTTGGTCTTTTAGGACTCTCTTTTTTTGTTAATTTTTTAGGATTACCCCGTTCAGCCTCTTTTGTTGGTGGTCTTGTTTTAGCGCTCATGACTCTTCCCACGATTATTATTGCAACACGTTCTGCTCTGCGTGCTGTTCCTCTCTCTATTCGTGCAGCAGCTTTAGGACTGGGAGCATCAAAAACACAAATGATTTTTCATCATGTTGTTCCTTTGGCTGCGCCTGGTATTTTAACCGGCACAATTATTGGAGTCGCTCAGGCTTTGGGTGAAACAGCTCCTTTGCTTTTAATTGGAATGGTTGCTTTTGTTGTTAATATTCCTACGACCCCCATGGATCCAGCAACGGCTTTACCTGTTCAAATTTTTATGTGGGCGGGTGAAGCGGAGCGCGCTTTTGTTGAAAAGACGTCAGGTGCTATTATTGTATTAATGATTTTTCTTGCAATCATGAATATTTCTGCGTTTTTGTTACGTCAACGATTTGAACGCCGCCAGTAG
- the pstB gene encoding phosphate ABC transporter ATP-binding protein PstB codes for MKIKMRGQDVKVSYGGKEALHGITLDIPEHQVTALIGPSGCGKSTFLRCFNRMNDTIEGAKTTGLITLDGENIYDQRIDVVELRARVGMVFQKPSPFPKSIFENVAYGPRIHGLVKTRSELHDVVEKSLRQAGLFEEVKDRLHDLGTSLSGGQQQRLCIARAIAVSPEVILMDEPCSALDPIATARIEELIDALRQNYTIVIVTHSMQQAARVSQYTAMFHLGHLVEVGATEMIFTSPKEQRTQDYITGRFG; via the coding sequence ATGAAGATTAAAATGCGCGGTCAGGATGTGAAGGTTTCTTATGGAGGCAAAGAAGCACTCCATGGTATTACACTTGATATTCCTGAACATCAAGTAACTGCTTTGATTGGTCCATCAGGATGCGGAAAGTCGACTTTTTTGCGTTGTTTTAACCGTATGAATGATACGATTGAAGGCGCTAAAACAACCGGTCTTATTACCTTAGATGGAGAGAATATTTATGACCAGAGGATTGATGTTGTAGAATTGCGTGCCCGTGTTGGAATGGTTTTTCAAAAGCCCAGTCCTTTTCCAAAATCTATATTTGAGAATGTTGCGTATGGTCCGCGCATTCATGGTTTAGTTAAAACGCGCTCTGAATTGCATGATGTAGTTGAAAAGAGTTTGAGGCAGGCAGGTTTGTTTGAAGAAGTAAAAGACCGTCTTCATGATCTTGGAACAAGTTTATCAGGGGGACAACAACAGCGTTTGTGTATTGCACGTGCTATTGCGGTTAGTCCTGAAGTTATTTTGATGGATGAGCCCTGTTCAGCTCTTGATCCCATTGCGACGGCACGGATTGAAGAGCTTATCGATGCGTTACGGCAAAATTATACAATTGTTATCGTAACGCATTCCATGCAACAGGCCGCACGTGTTTCTCAATATACGGCTATGTTTCATTTAGGGCATTTGGTAGAAGTTGGTGCGACTGAAATGATCTTTACCTCACCAAAAGAGCAACGGACACAAGATTATATTACGGGGCGTTTTGGATAG